One genomic region from Candidatus Latescibacter sp. encodes:
- the prmA gene encoding 50S ribosomal protein L11 methyltransferase translates to MENNSSVKLWKSVCIACEPEFEDLVSTLIFESGFSGLEERNESGSFRFKAYYPLSFSPDPLDTLRELLETTFGKDAGKRVSIYAVETIPGEDWEKGWRAGLGAVETGKRLVIRPSWVNYCTIDERIEIIIDPKMAFGTGSHATTFLCLEALERLNIAGRSVIDAGCGSGVLSIAAAKLGASRVFAFDNDPFSVDNACENVLINGMQDVVQVELADLEKISSTSSLTLKPADLVLANIIYHVLVRQLPLFRSFMNPGGEIVFSGLLSGQETPFLENMQKEGFHILSVSHREEWIAVIANLLLNSPTENPILCE, encoded by the coding sequence ATGGAGAATAATTCCTCAGTCAAATTGTGGAAAAGTGTTTGTATCGCCTGTGAACCCGAATTCGAGGATCTGGTAAGTACTCTGATCTTCGAGTCCGGGTTTTCCGGTTTAGAGGAACGGAACGAATCCGGTTCCTTCCGGTTCAAAGCGTATTATCCTCTGTCGTTTTCTCCTGATCCCCTCGATACTTTACGAGAACTGCTGGAAACAACCTTCGGAAAGGATGCGGGAAAGAGAGTCAGCATTTACGCGGTCGAAACCATTCCCGGCGAAGACTGGGAAAAAGGCTGGCGTGCAGGTCTCGGGGCTGTGGAAACGGGAAAGCGGCTGGTTATTCGTCCCTCCTGGGTAAATTACTGCACTATTGATGAACGCATCGAGATCATCATCGATCCTAAAATGGCCTTCGGGACAGGAAGCCATGCCACTACCTTTCTCTGCCTTGAAGCTCTGGAGCGGTTGAATATAGCCGGACGGAGTGTGATCGATGCGGGCTGCGGATCGGGAGTACTCTCCATTGCGGCGGCGAAACTGGGGGCTTCACGGGTTTTCGCGTTCGACAACGATCCATTTTCGGTGGATAACGCCTGTGAAAATGTCCTGATCAACGGAATGCAGGATGTGGTTCAGGTGGAGCTTGCCGACCTCGAAAAGATTAGTTCGACAAGCTCACTAACACTAAAACCAGCCGACCTGGTTCTTGCCAATATAATCTATCACGTTCTGGTACGGCAGCTTCCTCTCTTCCGCTCATTTATGAATCCCGGAGGGGAAATTGTTTTTTCCGGTCTTCTATCCGGGCAGGAAACGCCTTTTCTGGAAAATATGCAAAAAGAAGGCTTCCATATCCTCTCCGTTTCTCATCGCGAGGAATGGATAGCGGTCATTGCCAATTTACTCTTGAATTCTCCGACGGAAAATCCTATACTATGTGAATAA